A single window of Armigeres subalbatus isolate Guangzhou_Male unplaced genomic scaffold, GZ_Asu_2 Contig316, whole genome shotgun sequence DNA harbors:
- the LOC134203992 gene encoding uncharacterized protein LOC134203992, giving the protein MAEAQTNFTQAVDKIREWYHSLRVDHLSQDELDFELDIRSIIIRDDPTYSRRRRSLRDHLKSEKEKQTIIEVVLEVNWEETIQTFRQYYDKLCEGLQQNDKNLRVRGQAKLLHFGHRIVLLLNNSADSGEGETFLRSMLMEVVSLLEKYFYTGKQVPSAINPDGLSDEPLLDLFRLEGDLPAAARNVVVGREVPIEGTMLQGETPVASQYEGSDCVLQLKARIKALEAELNNRDKSSSEGVQTNESGMTSSKQLPSSERRANTEFLSAGPTPRTSSYPSQYLPMVSTANPITSVTFSIPQSYSSVLPPLSTSWHNHLLKTSNVQPQSYTQPANTWLGNPAGNASASIPCLGSTNMTSTQLPNPWLRPSNMSGMQHCNPWLGNPSNAPIPSSSIGSGAPISNLFPNPSLTPFNPVLSGNQGRNSLPVSKWTITKYDGEDQGLKMNQFLGMVHAMAVAEHASEAELFDSAIHLFKGPALQWYMTMRATGRLLNWQHLLLELRRTFMHPDLDTLIKMKVYQRHQSRNETFLQYYHGMEELFGTMSVPLPEYEKVQILMQNMRIDYKKQLNFLPIADLPTLVAAGQKIDSVNFSVYNKVFGSDKSVNVVESPGSTTKLKPEKHPNQLPSCQQPPHVGNSSQTNRHQKGSQSHDLPRRGSTRPQSTLEEMIASHQPLSKRHCFNCGVFGHRIDQCRLPKGVLCENCGFRGYPSNNCPFCVKNAISASQNRRSLSQNH; this is encoded by the coding sequence ATGGCAGAAGCACAAACAAATTTCACTCAAGCGGTGGATAAAATTCGAGAGTGGTACCATAGTTTGAGGGTGGATCACTTATCACAGGATGAGCTCGATTTTGAACTGGACATCCGTTCAATTATAATACGCGATGATCCCACATACTCGAGAAGGCGAAGAAGCCTCCGTGATCATTTGAAATCAGAAAAGGAGAAACAAACAATAATCGAAGTGGTACTGGAAGTCAATTGGGAAGAAACTATACAAACGTTCCGGCAATATTATGACAAATTATGCGAAGGGCTtcaacaaaatgacaaaaatCTCAGAGTGAGAGGTCAAGCCAAATTGTTACATTTCGGGCATAGGATTGTTCTtcttttgaataattctgcagATTCGGGAGAGGGGGAAACATTTTTGAGATCGATGCTCATGGAGGTGGTGTCTCTTTTAGAGAAGTACTTCTATACTGGTAAACAGGTGCCTAGTGCCATAAACCCCGATGGTTTGAGTGACGAGccgttgcttgatttgttccgCTTAGAAGGTGACTTACCCGCGGCGGCTAGAAATGTGGTGGTAGGTAGAGAGGTTCCAATAGAAGGAACTATGCTCCAGGGGGAAACTCCGGTAGCCTCGCAGTATGAAGGGAGTGATTGTGTTCTTCAATTGAAGGCAAGAATAAAAGCGCTGGAAGCGGAACTGAACAATCGAGACAAATCGAGCAGTGAGGGGGTTCAGACTAACGAATCGGGAATGACTAGTAGTAAACAGCTACCATCGAGTGAACGACGAGCAAACACGGAGTTTCTCTCAGCAGGTCCCACTCCCCGCACTTCATCTTACCCTTCTCAATACCTCCCAATGGTTAGCACTGCTAATCCAATCACTAGCGTAACGTTTTCAATTCCACAGAGCTACTCTTCTGTCTTGCCTCCGTTGTCTACCTCATGGCACAATCACCTTTTGAAAACCTCAAATGTACAACCACAGAGTTACACACAACCTGCGAACACCTGGTTAGGAAATCCAGCCGGTAACGCTTCAGCTTCTATCCCATGTCTAGGTTCTACTAACATGACTAGCACACAGCTTCCCAATCCATGGCTACGACCTTCAAACATGAGTGGTATGCAACACTGCAATCCGTGGTTAGGTAACCCAAGCAATGCACCGATTCCCAGCTCATCGATAGGTTCTGGGGCACCGATTTCCAATCTTTTCCCCAATCCGTCACTTACACCTTTCAATCCAGTCCTATCCGGTAACCAGGGACGAAATTCTCTGCCAGTGTCCAAGTGGACAATAACCAAATATGATGGCGAAGATCAAGGACTGAAAATGAACCAGTTCCTGGGAATGGTTCACGCAATGGCGGTCGCTGAACACGCTTCAGAGGCTGAACTTTTCGATTCTGCCATTCATCTTTTTAAAGGACCGGCGCTCCAATGGTATATGACCATGAGGGCCACAGGCCGTTTACTGAATTGGCAACATCTACTTCTAGAACTTCGGAGAACGTTCATGCACCCTGACCTAGACACACTCATAAAAATGAAAGTCTATCAAAGACACCAGTCTAGGAATGAAACTTTTCTCCAATATTACCATGGCATGGAGGAACTTTTCGGAACCATGAGCGTTCCTCTTCCAGAATATGAGAAGGTTCAGATCCTTATGCAGAATATGCGGATCGACTACAAGAAGCAGTTGAACTTTCTTCCGATCGCTGATCTTCCGACCCTTGTGGCGGCCGGTCAGAAGATCGATTCTGTAAACTTTTCGGTCTACAATAAAGTTTTTGGATCTGATAAGTCGGTGAATGTGGTTGAATCTCCAGGATCAACCACTAAACTGAAACCGGAGAAACATCCGAACCAACTCCCTTCTTGCCAACAGCCTCCGCATGTGGGCAACTCTTCGCAAACAAACAGACACCAGAAGGGTTCACAGTCCCATGACCTTCCTCGTCGGGGGTCAACTCGTCCACAATCCACTCTAGAAGAAATGATTGCGTCACATCAGCCTCTTTCAAAAAGGCATTGCTTTAATTGTGGCGTATTCGGGCATCGTATCGATCAATGTCGTCTACCCAAAGGAGTTCTATGTGAGAACTGTGGGTTCCGTGGCTACCCGTCTAACAATTGCCCTTTTTGTGTAAAAAACGCCATATCAGCGAGTCAAAACCGCCGCTCGCTGAGTCAAAATCACTAG